The Streptomyces sp. DG1A-41 genomic sequence GACGTCCCCCGCGCCGTCGGCGCCCGTCTCCGACCTGATCGCGCGGGACGCGCGGGAGTTCGGGGCGTACGCCCGGACCGGAGGGTGGGCCTTCGGGCTGAAGGTGGCGCGCAGCGTGCGGCCCGGCGGGCAGGGCTCAAACGAGACGGCGAAGGTGTCGGCGAAGGAGTTCGCGGAGCTCGCCGGGTGCTCCGCCGAGCGGGTCATGCGCTACTACAAGGCGTGGGACCGGGCGGCCGACGACGGGCTGGTCCCGCACTTCGAAGCCCTGACACCGGGTCAGGAGATGGAACTGCCGGACGCCGACGTGTGGCTGAGCTACTACGTCTCCCGCTCCGGCGCCACCTCCGAACGCGGCACCGCCATCGCCGAGGCCGCCGAGGCGGAGGGCATCCGGCCCACGAAGGCGCTGGAGGTCGCGGAGAACCCCACCGCCCTGCGCGCCGCGATCCTCGCCGACCCCTCCACCGCCCGCGCGGCCCGCCAGGCCCTGCTGGACCGAGTCAGGGAAGACCCCGAGCTCCAGTCCGAGCTGGCCCGTGACGTCGTGCGTACCGACGAGCTGAAGAAGGCCGTCGCCGGTGAGAGCAGGGCGGCCGACCGGATCGGATACGTGCGCCAGATCGCCGAGTCGGGGCAGATCAAGACGCCCGCCGGGCAGACCGTGGACGCGCCGGCCGACCTCCGCCAGGAGGCCGAGCGGCACCTGTCCCTCATCGACGAGCTGGACGAGGGCGAGGACGCCGGCGAGTGGGCCGCCGAGGCGTACGACACCATGAAGTCCCTCGTCGTCGAGGCCGTCGAGACCGACCCGGGGCTGCGGGTGCGGGAGCGGCGCACGAAGTTCTACAGCAGCCTCCAGAAGGCGACCAAGGTGTTCGAGGAACTGACCTTCGACGACGCCGGGGAGTTCTACGAGGACGACATGGTCCAGCGTCTGGAGGAGCTCCAGCGGGCCGTGGCCGTGTGCATCGAGTCCCTGCGCGGTGCCCGCGGGAATCACCCGGAGGGCTGAGCATCTTGTGCGTCTGGGGGGTACTAGAGGGCTCTACGTCGGTTGGTTCTTCCCGGAGGCCCTCTCGTGAACTCCTTCGTGCACAAGACCCTGGTGGTGCAGCTCCAGGCGGGTGACACGGACCGTTTCTCCGTGCTCGCCCACCTGAGCTACGACGCCGCGGACCCGTTCGCCGTCACCGTCGTCTTCAGCCACGACGGCCGTGTCCTCGCCCGCTGGCAGCTGGACCGCGAGATGCTCGGCGAGGCGCTGCGGCGTCCGGTCGGGGTGGGGGACGTGCGGATGCGTCCCGAGTCGCGGGGCATGTGGCAGGAGCTGCGTATGGAGTTTTTCGGTGACGCCCGTCCCGACGGCGGCCGCCACCACGCGGTGGTGTTCGCGTGGGCCCCGGCGTTCGCGGCGTTCCTGCGGGAGACCCACGAGGTG encodes the following:
- a CDS encoding SsgA family sporulation/cell division regulator, which codes for MNSFVHKTLVVQLQAGDTDRFSVLAHLSYDAADPFAVTVVFSHDGRVLARWQLDREMLGEALRRPVGVGDVRMRPESRGMWQELRMEFFGDARPDGGRHHAVVFAWAPAFAAFLRETHEVVQPGREEVRVDDFLADVIAGG